The Blautia pseudococcoides genome segment CTGCTGCGCTTGCTGTGCGTCCGTATACGCTGCCCGCTGCATCTGGGAAGTATGGGGAGAGCGAGCCTGCTGTGGGGTATGGTTCCCGGCACTCTGCTGGTTTGTATAAAACAGGCCTGCCCTGCGGTTCTGCTCAAAGGGTTCCGGGCCGGCGGTTTTTCCGGGGTTTTTTTCTGGAGTTTCGTTCTCCTTCTCCCGGACCAGTTCAATGTCAGGGATCAGTTCCCTGTGGGCCAGTACAGAGGTAAGCGCTTCATAGGTAGCCTGATAGACGGCCTGCTGGTTCTGAAACCGCACTTCCATTTTGGTGGGGTGCACATTAACATCAATTTCATCCCCCTGGATATTGTACTGCAGGCAGACGAAAGGATATTTATGCTGCATCATATAAGGCTTGTAAGCGTCCTCTATGGCTTTCATGATCACCTTGCTTTTTACATATCTGCCGTTAATATAATAATTCTCAAAGGTTCTGTTTCCGCGGGCAATGACAGGCTTTCCTGCAAATCCCTCTATGGAAATGCCGTTTTTCTCATATGTTACCCCAGCCAGTTCCCTGGCAATATCTCTTCCGTAAATGCCGTAGATGACATCTTTCAGGCTGGCATTGCCGGAACTGTGGAGCTTTGTCTGTCCGTTTACCATGTATTTAAAGGATATAGCCTGGTGGGACAAGGCAAGCTGTTCCATGTAGGTACTCACATATCCCGCCTCCGTCATGGCTGTCTTTAGAAATTTTGCCCGGACCGGTGTGTTGAAAAATAAATTTCTTACAATAATGGTAGTACCACAGGGTGCTCCGATTTCTTCCAAAGATTTTTCTTTTCCGCCTTCTATGAGATAACGTATTCCGGTTAGGGCTTCCGGGGTCTTTGTTATAAGCTCTACCTGCCCAACGGCGGCAATGCTGGATAACGCCTCCCCGCGAAATCCCAAAGAGGAGATCATCATCAGATCCTCCACCTTCTCAATCTTACTGGTGGCATGGCGCAGAAAAGCCAAGGGCACCTGTTCCTTCATCATGCCGCCGCCGTTGTCGGTCACTCGTATGAAGGAGATGCCGCCCTCTTTGATTTCCACGGTAATGGCTGTGGAACCGGCGTCAATGGCATTCTCCACCAGCTCCTTCACCACGGAGGCGGGGCGTTCCACCACCTCGCCTGCCGCTATCTTATCTATGGTATTCTGATCTAAAACAGCAATTTTTCTCAATTCTGTCACCATCTGTTCTTCAGCTTGTTCTGAAGTTTATAAATTGTGTTCAATGCGTCAATTGGCGTCAAATTAGAAACATTAATATTTTTCAGTTCCTCCAGCACATCGTCATCCTTTACCGTATCAAACAGGGAAATCTGCTCCAAATCCAATTCATCCAAATGTACCTGAGGTTTTGTCTTGGTCTTTTTGTTTTCCGATGCTATATCCTTCACTGCTGCCGTAATGTCAGCGCTGACCAGTTCCTCAACCAGTTCTTTTGCCCGCTCTATGACAATATCCGGCACACCGGCCAATTTTGCCACCTGAATGCCGTAGCTCTTATCAGCTCCGCCTTTTACGATTTTACGCAGAAAGACAATGTCATCTCCCCGCTCTTTCACGGCAATACAATAATTGTTCACACCGGCCAGTTTTCCCTCCAGCTCAGTCAGTTCATGATAATGGGTGGCAAAAAGTGTCTTTGCACCTAATATTTTTGTGTTGCTGATATATTCAATAACTGCCCATGCAATGGAGAGACCGTCAAAGGTACTGGTACCGCGTCCAATCTCATCCAGGATCAAAAGGCTTCTGGCGGTGGCGTTGCGCAGAATGTTAGCCACCTCTGTCATCTCCACCATAAAGGTACTCTGGCCGCTTGCCAGATCGTCCGAGGCTCCCACGCGGGTGAATATCCGGTCCGCAATGCCGATGTCTGCCTTCTCCGCCGGAACAAAGGAACCAATCTGCGCCATCAGGACAATCAGGGCTGTCTGCCGCATATAAGTCGATTTACCTGCCATGTTTGGGCCTGTGATGACGGATACCCGGTTCTTATTGTTGTCCAGATACGTGTCATTTGGGATAAACATATCATTTGGGATCATTTTTTCCACCACCGGATGGCGTCCGTTTTTGATGTCGATGATTCCTTTGGTGTTGATCTTCGGGCGGACAAAATTATTCCTGGAAGCCACCAAAGCCAGGGAAATATAGGTATCCAGCTTGGCGATAGCCTTGGCGGTCCGCTGGATACGCTCCACCTCTCTGGAAATGGTATTTCTTACGTTCACAAAAAGCTCGTATTCCAAAGCGTAGAGTTTATCCTCTGCACCCAGGATCATATCTTCCAGTTCTTTCAGCCTGGGCGTGATATAGCGCTCCGCATTGGTAAGCGTCTGTTTTCTTGTATAGTGATCCGGCACCATATCTTTGAAGGAATTTGTGACCTCAAGATAGTAGCCGAAAACCTTGTTGTATTTAATTTTCAGATTGCGGATACCGGTTTTTTCCCTCTCCTGGGCTTCCAGCTCGGCAAGCCAGGATTTCCCCTTTGTCTTAGCCTCCCGGAAATGGTCTACATTTTCATTATAACCATCTTTAATGATCCCGCCCTCTTTCATGGCAAGAGGCGGTTCCTCCACAATGGCAGACTCCAGAAGCGTATACAAATCCCTCAGATCATCCATATCATCATAAATACACTGCATCTCTTCCGCGGAAAAGCTTTTGACAAGCTGTTTGATATACGGGATCATGGAGATGGAGGATTTGAAGGAGATCATATCCCTTGGATTGGCTGACTGATAGCTGACACGTCCAATAAGACGCTCCATATCGTAAATGGGATTTAAGTATTCCCTGATCTCCTCCCGGTCCATTTCCCTGGAATTGATTTCTTCCAGAGCGTCCAGGCGCCGGTTGATGGCATCCTCGTCAATGAGAGGCTGCTCAATAAAGGAACGCAGCATTCTGGCTCCCATGGCGGTCTTCGTCTTATCCAGCACCCATAAAAGAGAGCCGCGTTTTACCTTCTCACGAAGGGCTTCCGTCAGTTCCAGATTCCGTCTGGAAGAACTGTCGATCACCATAAAGCGGTCCGTAATGTATGGTGTGATGGCGCGCATGTGCTCCAGGGAATTCTTCTGCGTCTCCAGCAGGTAGGTCAAAAGAGCACCTGCCCCGATGGTGGCACACTCGTAATCTTTCAGGCCCAGCCCCTCCAGGTTGCCCACATGAAAATGTTCTTTCAGTGTTCTTGTGCATAGGTCATCATCAAAATACCAGCTCTCCAGCGGATACAGAGATATGTTCAAACGGTTTTTGATCTCATCAAGATCCACACCACTCATGCAGAAAGCCTCATTACAGATGATTTCCGCCGGGGAGAACTTGTATACCTCGTCCAGGAGCGTTCTTATTTTATCCACTTCTGTCACCATAAAATCACCGGTGGTCACATCAGCGATGGCAATGCCGAAACGGTTAGACAGATAGACCACTGCCATAATATAGTTGTTTTTTGTCTCATCAAGAGCCTGGGTATTTAAGTTGGTTCCCGGTGTGACCACACGGATAACCTCTCTTCTGACCATGCCCTTGGCTTCTTTGGGGTCCTCCATCTGTTCACAGATAGCCACTTTGTAGCTCTTTGCGACCAAACGGTTTATGTAGACTTCTGCCGCGTGATAGGGAACGCCGCACATAGGCGCACGCTCCGTAAGTCCGCAGTCCTTACCGGTCAGGGTCAGTTCCAGTTCACGGGATGTGGTGACAGCATCGTCAAAAAACATCTCGTAAAAGTCGCCCAGGCGGTAAAATATGATACAGTCTTTATTTTCTTCTTTTGTCTTCACGTAGTGCTGCATCATTGGTGAGAGTGATGTCACATCCACGTCTTTAAATGTAAGTCCCATATATTGTCATCCTACTTTCGTACCCATGTAATAAAATCCTCTGCATTCATCAAGATGCACCTGAATCAGGCTTCCGACCAGAGAGGCATCGCCCGGAAAATGCACCAGTGTGTTGTTGGAAAGTCTTCCCGTCATAAGAGATTTATCGTGTTCATTCTGTTCTTCCACAAGAACCTCCTGTATTGTCCCCGTATCTCTGGACGACATCTCCCTGCCTATGACCTGTACCCTTTTAAGCAGCCGGTCAAAGCGGTCTTTTACGTCTTCCCCGGAAATCTGGTCTTCCATGACAGCGGCAGGCGTTCCGGTCCTCTTGGAATAGATGAAGGTAAAGGCACTGTCATAGCGGACCTTTTCCACCACATCCAAGGTCTCCAGAAAATCCTCCTCCGTCTCGCCGGGAAATCCTACGATAATATCCGTAGTAAGGGAAATATCCGGCACAGCGGCGCGGATTTTTTCCACAAGGGCCAGATACTGCTCCTTGTCATATCTTCGGTTCATTCGTTTTAAGATACGGCTGCTGCCTGACTGAAGCGGCAGATGAAGGTGCCTACAGATTTTTTTGCTGTTCTTCATGACTTCGATCAGCTCGTCCGACAGATCTTTTGGATGGGATGTCATAAAGCGGATGCGGCGAAGTCCTTCAATCTTTTCAATCTCCTGCAAAAGACCTGCAAACGTCATAGGTTCTTCCAGATTTTTGCCATATGAATTTACATTCTGACCCAGAAGCATAACCTCCACCACACCGTCAGCTACAAGCTGTTCAATCTCTCTTACAATATCTTTTGGACTTCGGCTTCTCTCCCGGCCGCGCACATAGGGTACAATGCAGTAGCTGCAGAAATTATTGCATCCAAACATAATATTGACACCGGATTTAAAGGAATACTTCCGCTCCGCAGGCAAATCCTCCACAATCTTATCGGTATCATTCCAAATATCAATGACCATACGGTCAGAAGTGAGGGCACTGACGATCAGCTCTGAGAACTTATAAATATTGTGTGTGCCGAATATCAGATTGACAAAAGAATAACTATTTTTCAGCTTCTCCACCACGTGAGCCTCCTGCATCATGCAGCCGCAGAGAGCGATCATCATATGGGGATTTTTCTTTTTCTTTGCGTGAAGCTGGCCAAGGCGGCCATATACACGGTGGTTGGCATTTTCCCGGACCGTGCAGGTATTGAAAATGACAAAGTCTGCATCCTCCTCCTGCTTTTCCACATATCCGATATTCTCCAGCACGCCAACCAGCTTTTCGGAATCCCTGGCGTTCATCTGGCAGCCGAAAGTATTTACACAGAAAGTCAGGGGCCGCCCCAGAGCTTCGCTTTTTTCCTTCACAAGAGTCCGTGCTTTTTTCATGAAATAATATTGGCGGTCCGGTTCAAGAACCGGCGCTTCACCGCTTATATCTATATTTCCCAGAATTTCTTCCAAATTTTCCTGATTCATTCCATATCCTTTCCAAATTTGCAACTGTTCAGTATCCTCAACGTTACAGGCAAAATCCATGCAGATTCGCATTTGGAGATGGGATTTTTGCTTGGCTGCTGAATAGTTACCTCGATTTTATCATCAAAACATTCAGACCTATTTTACTATAACGGATTTTAATTTTCAATCATTAAAATTTACATAATATCGAAACAGAATAGGAAAAAAGGTCGGAATGTATCAAATCTTGTCATACACCCAACCTTTTCCTGTGTTCTTTTCTTATAAAATTAATGTTTTGTTTTGAGTCCGTATTTTTGTCCCAGGTTCGTGACTGTGCCGTCTTTTTCCTGGATATCAATGTTGTCCAGCTGGGAACGCATATTCATGCGGATAGTGGCAATGTACTCTGTGCGGAGTCTTTTCTGCTCCTCTTTCTCCTCCGGTGTCAGTTCTGTAACTTTAGACTTTCTGGCAAGTTCGTTGATTCTGTCTATCTGTTCCTGGTTCATGTAAATCTTCTCCTCCTATCTTGTTCTTCAAGGGGCAGCATCAGAGCTTTTGGATGATATCATCCAGATAGAACCCTTCTTTTTTATCTGATAAAAATAAAGTGCCATGGTTTCTTCCCTGCATGATCTTATGTATCACATGGAAATCCTCTCCGTTGGCGATCACCATATCAGCACCTGCGCTGGTTGCTATGTGGGCGGCTGTCAGTTTTGTCGCCATGCCTCCGGTACCCACAGAACTTCCTGTGCTGCCCTTTGCCATTTTCTCCAGGTGGCTGTCAATCTTTTCCACCACCTCAATAAATTTTGCGTCCGGGTTCTGATTGGGGTCATCGGTAAAGAGCCCGTCAATATCAGACAGCAGGATCAGCATATCGGCGTCCACCAAAGCGGCTACCAACGCGGAAAGGGTATCATTGTCACCAAATTCAATTTCATCCGTGGAAATGGTGTCATTCTCATTTACAATGGGGATCGCCCCCATATCAAACAGCTTATTGAACGTATTTATGGCATTGTTTCTGGTGGCTGCATTGATCATAGTGTATTTTGTCATGAGCACCTGGGCGGCAGTCTGATTGTATTCTGCAAAAAGCTTCTGATAGATCATCATAAGCCGGGCTTGCCCCACAGCAGCACAAGCCTGCTTTTCTGCCAGCTCCTCAGGACGCCTGCGAATGCCCATGGCACTTCTTCCCACAGCGATGGCACCGGAAGACACTACGATCACATCCTTGCCCTGGTTGTGAAGGTCTGCCAGTTCCCTGACCAGAATTTCCATTTTTGTGAGGTTCAAACGGCCTGTCTCCTCATGTGTCAGGGAGGAGGAGCCGATTTTTACCACTACTCTTTTTTTATCTTTTA includes the following:
- the miaB gene encoding tRNA (N6-isopentenyl adenosine(37)-C2)-methylthiotransferase MiaB — translated: MNQENLEEILGNIDISGEAPVLEPDRQYYFMKKARTLVKEKSEALGRPLTFCVNTFGCQMNARDSEKLVGVLENIGYVEKQEEDADFVIFNTCTVRENANHRVYGRLGQLHAKKKKNPHMMIALCGCMMQEAHVVEKLKNSYSFVNLIFGTHNIYKFSELIVSALTSDRMVIDIWNDTDKIVEDLPAERKYSFKSGVNIMFGCNNFCSYCIVPYVRGRERSRSPKDIVREIEQLVADGVVEVMLLGQNVNSYGKNLEEPMTFAGLLQEIEKIEGLRRIRFMTSHPKDLSDELIEVMKNSKKICRHLHLPLQSGSSRILKRMNRRYDKEQYLALVEKIRAAVPDISLTTDIIVGFPGETEEDFLETLDVVEKVRYDSAFTFIYSKRTGTPAAVMEDQISGEDVKDRFDRLLKRVQVIGREMSSRDTGTIQEVLVEEQNEHDKSLMTGRLSNNTLVHFPGDASLVGSLIQVHLDECRGFYYMGTKVG
- the mutL gene encoding DNA mismatch repair endonuclease MutL, translating into MVTELRKIAVLDQNTIDKIAAGEVVERPASVVKELVENAIDAGSTAITVEIKEGGISFIRVTDNGGGMMKEQVPLAFLRHATSKIEKVEDLMMISSLGFRGEALSSIAAVGQVELITKTPEALTGIRYLIEGGKEKSLEEIGAPCGTTIIVRNLFFNTPVRAKFLKTAMTEAGYVSTYMEQLALSHQAISFKYMVNGQTKLHSSGNASLKDVIYGIYGRDIARELAGVTYEKNGISIEGFAGKPVIARGNRTFENYYINGRYVKSKVIMKAIEDAYKPYMMQHKYPFVCLQYNIQGDEIDVNVHPTKMEVRFQNQQAVYQATYEALTSVLAHRELIPDIELVREKENETPEKNPGKTAGPEPFEQNRRAGLFYTNQQSAGNHTPQQARSPHTSQMQRAAYTDAQQAQQPEPISPQQTRQTEHIHTPKTQRATQSGGMQVQHTDPFNGQQPGHIKEESSPYKYDSASETSASKSGIGRDAEIPENGNPIGVHPAVVRPVSDEKIQPPKDSAVTDTSPFSAPGIQSAKCSPSDAPANPGEDTSQDTVILKNTQQMELFDDKLLSKKARQHHRIIGQLFDTYWLVEYDEKFYIIDQHAAHEKVLYERFMKEFEQREIISQMVSPPEIIALSLQEAALLKEQMEIFEQFGFEISSFGGKEYSISAVPANLYGITVQELFIEILDSLEAEGRNKTPELITHRIATAACKAAVKGNQILSVLEADKLIDELLGLENPYHCPHGRPTIVSMTKYELEKKFKRIV
- a CDS encoding DUF896 domain-containing protein, with translation MNQEQIDRINELARKSKVTELTPEEKEEQKRLRTEYIATIRMNMRSQLDNIDIQEKDGTVTNLGQKYGLKTKH
- the mutS gene encoding DNA mismatch repair protein MutS, which codes for MGLTFKDVDVTSLSPMMQHYVKTKEENKDCIIFYRLGDFYEMFFDDAVTTSRELELTLTGKDCGLTERAPMCGVPYHAAEVYINRLVAKSYKVAICEQMEDPKEAKGMVRREVIRVVTPGTNLNTQALDETKNNYIMAVVYLSNRFGIAIADVTTGDFMVTEVDKIRTLLDEVYKFSPAEIICNEAFCMSGVDLDEIKNRLNISLYPLESWYFDDDLCTRTLKEHFHVGNLEGLGLKDYECATIGAGALLTYLLETQKNSLEHMRAITPYITDRFMVIDSSSRRNLELTEALREKVKRGSLLWVLDKTKTAMGARMLRSFIEQPLIDEDAINRRLDALEEINSREMDREEIREYLNPIYDMERLIGRVSYQSANPRDMISFKSSISMIPYIKQLVKSFSAEEMQCIYDDMDDLRDLYTLLESAIVEEPPLAMKEGGIIKDGYNENVDHFREAKTKGKSWLAELEAQEREKTGIRNLKIKYNKVFGYYLEVTNSFKDMVPDHYTRKQTLTNAERYITPRLKELEDMILGAEDKLYALEYELFVNVRNTISREVERIQRTAKAIAKLDTYISLALVASRNNFVRPKINTKGIIDIKNGRHPVVEKMIPNDMFIPNDTYLDNNKNRVSVITGPNMAGKSTYMRQTALIVLMAQIGSFVPAEKADIGIADRIFTRVGASDDLASGQSTFMVEMTEVANILRNATARSLLILDEIGRGTSTFDGLSIAWAVIEYISNTKILGAKTLFATHYHELTELEGKLAGVNNYCIAVKERGDDIVFLRKIVKGGADKSYGIQVAKLAGVPDIVIERAKELVEELVSADITAAVKDIASENKKTKTKPQVHLDELDLEQISLFDTVKDDDVLEELKNINVSNLTPIDALNTIYKLQNKLKNRW
- the proB gene encoding glutamate 5-kinase, whose amino-acid sequence is MNLREKLKDKKRVVVKIGSSSLTHEETGRLNLTKMEILVRELADLHNQGKDVIVVSSGAIAVGRSAMGIRRRPEELAEKQACAAVGQARLMMIYQKLFAEYNQTAAQVLMTKYTMINAATRNNAINTFNKLFDMGAIPIVNENDTISTDEIEFGDNDTLSALVAALVDADMLILLSDIDGLFTDDPNQNPDAKFIEVVEKIDSHLEKMAKGSTGSSVGTGGMATKLTAAHIATSAGADMVIANGEDFHVIHKIMQGRNHGTLFLSDKKEGFYLDDIIQKL